The following are from one region of the Mycetohabitans rhizoxinica HKI 454 genome:
- the rsmA gene encoding 16S rRNA (adenine(1518)-N(6)/adenine(1519)-N(6))-dimethyltransferase RsmA has product MSHRQHQGHFARKRFGQNFLVDTGVIDAIVEAIRPQPADRLVEIGPGLGALTAPLLERVQTLHAVELDRDLIARLQQRFGSRLVLHAGDALAFDFASLADPAHIGASLRVVGNLPYNISSPLLFHLASFADEVIDQHFMLQDEVVERMVAEPGSKDYSRLTVMLQYRYAIDKLIEVPPESFEPAPKVTSAVVRMIPRAAGDVPPVDIVRLGEVVTAAFSQRRKMLRNTLAAYRGRVDFDALGFDLARRAEDVPVLEYVALAQQVDAGAGSMGSVGAAGVSDPQSTR; this is encoded by the coding sequence ATGAGTCACCGTCAGCATCAAGGCCACTTCGCGCGCAAGCGCTTTGGCCAAAATTTCCTTGTCGACACGGGTGTGATCGACGCAATCGTGGAGGCGATCCGCCCGCAACCCGCAGACCGACTCGTGGAGATCGGCCCGGGTCTGGGCGCATTGACCGCGCCGCTGCTCGAGCGCGTGCAAACATTGCACGCGGTTGAACTCGATCGCGACCTGATCGCGCGGCTGCAGCAGCGTTTTGGCAGCCGGCTCGTGCTGCATGCAGGCGACGCGCTGGCGTTCGACTTCGCGTCGCTGGCTGATCCGGCGCATATTGGCGCATCGCTCCGTGTGGTCGGGAACCTGCCGTATAACATTTCGAGTCCGCTGTTGTTCCACCTCGCGTCGTTTGCCGATGAGGTGATTGACCAGCATTTCATGCTGCAGGACGAGGTGGTCGAGCGGATGGTTGCCGAGCCGGGTAGCAAGGACTACAGCCGTCTGACTGTGATGCTGCAGTATCGGTATGCAATCGACAAACTGATCGAGGTGCCGCCTGAGTCGTTCGAGCCGGCGCCGAAGGTGACTTCGGCGGTGGTGCGGATGATTCCACGCGCCGCCGGCGACGTGCCGCCGGTCGATATCGTCCGTCTTGGCGAAGTCGTAACGGCCGCGTTTTCGCAGCGTCGCAAGATGTTGCGTAACACGCTGGCGGCCTATCGGGGCCGAGTCGATTTCGACGCGCTCGGCTTTGATCTCGCGCGTCGTGCCGAGGATGTGCCGGTGCTTGAGTACGTCGCGTTGGCACAGCAGGTTGATGCCGGTGCAGGCTCGATGGGTAGCGTGGGCGCGGCCGGTGTGTCGGATCCTCAATCGACGCGTTGA
- a CDS encoding phage tail protein yields the protein MALDSKTMAATYPIPTYRFTVTVGNEQMAFSSVSGLEQSVEKIEYKDGLGGLYQMPGQAQSVTLTLKRGVMPKHSQLYDWMSSISLNRVDKKDISISLTDESGKELLVTWNVSNAFPTKLTAPSLEATSNEVAFEELSLAADRVTVNFH from the coding sequence ATGGCACTGGATTCGAAGACAATGGCGGCAACTTATCCGATCCCGACCTATCGCTTTACGGTCACGGTGGGCAATGAGCAGATGGCTTTTAGTAGCGTGTCGGGGCTCGAGCAGTCGGTGGAGAAAATCGAGTATAAGGATGGGCTCGGTGGCCTGTACCAGATGCCGGGACAAGCGCAATCGGTCACGCTTACGCTCAAGCGCGGGGTAATGCCCAAGCACAGCCAGTTGTATGACTGGATGAGTTCCATTTCACTGAATCGAGTGGATAAAAAAGACATTTCGATTAGCTTGACCGATGAGTCGGGCAAGGAGCTGTTAGTCACATGGAACGTGAGTAATGCGTTTCCGACCAAACTTACCGCGCCGAGCCTGGAGGCGACGAGCAATGAGGTGGCGTTCGAAGAGTTGAGTCTGGCGGCGGACCGTGTGACGGTAAATTTCCATTGA
- a CDS encoding transposase yields the protein MRSRKLSAVEMIAALQARQAGETLSQVCRQWSISAATLYRIQKAYAGLDVGTLARLEMLMRENARLRKRVRYLETDSQLLQAALGAQGLSTHKRRELVVYLRRRFNVSLARVCRLVGLSRALYHYQASPFRRSG from the coding sequence ATGAGAAGCCGAAAACTTAGTGCAGTCGAGATGATTGCTGCGTTGCAAGCACGGCAGGCCGGTGAAACGCTATCTCAGGTGTGTCGTCAGTGGTCCATCAGTGCGGCAACGCTGTATCGGATACAAAAAGCATATGCAGGGTTGGATGTAGGCACGCTCGCGCGCCTTGAAATGCTGATGCGCGAGAATGCACGGCTGCGCAAGCGCGTCAGGTACCTGGAAACAGACAGCCAGTTACTGCAGGCAGCACTGGGCGCACAGGGATTGTCCACTCATAAGAGGCGTGAGCTGGTGGTTTATCTAAGACGGCGTTTTAACGTGAGCTTGGCGCGAGTGTGCCGGCTGGTGGGGCTGTCGCGTGCGCTGTACCACTATCAAGCAAGCCCTTTTCGTCGCTCCGGTTAA